Proteins from a genomic interval of Schistocerca piceifrons isolate TAMUIC-IGC-003096 chromosome 3, iqSchPice1.1, whole genome shotgun sequence:
- the LOC124789948 gene encoding cuticle protein 18.7-like, translated as MKVLVVLSALVAASLAKPGYLSSPGLLARALGAPAPALLAAAPAPAPAVIRTVPAANIIIGPEGVPLDTPEVAAAKASHAAAVAETSARDAAANAAAAAAAPAPARAAPAAPAAPAAPAAPVQPANIVIGPEGVPLDTPEVAAAKASHAAAVAETNARDAIANSAPAPAVIAAPAIAAAPALFAARTFAAPAIAAAPAIAAGATIIDARTPAATALAAPAITAHAIAAPGIVGPAIVAARGVIAPAANIVIGPDGVPLDTPEVAAARAADTIAHLQAKARLGLLG; from the coding sequence GTGGTCCTGAGCGCCCTCGTGGCGGCGTCGCTGGCGAAGCCCGGCTACCTGTCGTCGCCCGGCCTGCTGGCGCGCGCCCTGGGCGCCCCTGCGCCGGCGCTCCTGGCCGCCGCCCCCGCACCTGCCCCGGCCGTCATCCGCACAGTGCCTGCCGCCAACATCATCATCGGCCCGGAGGGAGTCCCGCTCGACACTCCCGAGGTCGCCGCCGCCAAGGCCTCGCACGCCGCCGCCGTCGCGGAGACCTCCGCCCGCGACGCCGCcgccaacgccgccgccgccgcagccgcccccgCCCCTGCACGCGCCGCCCCAGCCgctcccgccgcccccgccgctccTGCCGCACCTGTGCAACCCGCCAACATCGTGATCGGACCGGAGGGCGTCCCCTTGGACACCCCCGAGGTGGCCGCCGCCAAGGCCTCCCACGCTGCCGCCGTGGCTGAGACCAACGCCCGCGACGCGATCGCGAACTCCGCGCCCGCCCCTGCCGTCATCGCCGCCCCCGCCATCGCCGCTGCACCGGCACTGTTCGCTGCCAGAACCTTCGCCGCCCCCGCCATCGCTGCTGCTCCAGCCATTGCAGCCGGCGCCACTATCATCGACGCCAGGACCCCGGCGGCCACGGCCCTAGCCGCCCCCGCCATCACAGCCCACGCTATCGCAGCCCCCGGCATCGTGGGCCCTGCCATTGTTGCTGCTCGCGGCGTGATCGCCCCTGCTGCCAACATCGTGATTGGTCCGGACGGTGTGCCCCTGGACACCCCTGAGGTGGCTGCCGCCAGGGCTGCCGACACCATCGCTCACCTGCAGGCTAAGGCGCGTCTCGGTCTCCTGGGATAA